TCGCCCCAATCAACAGTAACCACGAAAAGAACTTTCTAATTTGACATCCCATAACGATAGATTCCTATTGATTTCTAGTAATTGTTGGTAGACTTCTTGGCAAAATTGCAGAAGGTAAGCAAATCCGTATCAATGACTCGGTAATATCGCCATACACTATCGCGACGGCAAGTGACTACTCCTGCATCCTTCATCAGTCGCAAATGTTTGGATACATTACCTTGATGAAGTCCAGTGCGATCGCAAATATCCTGTACACTACGTTCCTGATTGCAAATTGTCATCAGAATTTGTAGTCGAGTGGGATCTGCTAAGGCTCGAAAACGATTTGCTAAAGTTTCTAATTCACTAGAGTTGAGCGTTACTTCCATATCTGCTCCTATCATTCGCTCCTGTAGCGGTTTTTATTTTGCCTATAGGCAAAATAAAAACCGTAAACCATTACTGAAGCTAGTTTTGATCTGCAAATGATTGTGTAATTATTTGTAAACCGTGAGATCATCCAAAATCTGAATGATGCTTTTGTTCTATCCTCTTACTTGATCTGAGCTAGTTCTGCATTGGGGATACTTACATCGGGGACAATCGGTTCTACAAGTGGTAGTCCGATCGCCCGAAATCCCCAATACTCAAACCAAGGAATCGTCCATCCAAGGCGCATTTTGGTGAGAAAATACCGCTCAAAAAATGCCTTTATCAAAGATACCCACAGTCCGTTATAGATCAAGGCACGTTTACGCTTACCTGAGGGGTCTGGTAAGAGGGGATCGGCTAAAAATAGTGCTCCTGTATCACCAAAATCTGCAAAGCAGATTGCCTGTAGGGTAGGTCTGGTATGGGAACCAGAAGTTACTCCTAACTCCAAGGCAATATTCTGAGCCACTGCGATCGCCATCTCCTCAGACATCAATCCCACCTTGGGCGCACCTGTGGGAATTGGAGTTTGTTCCACAGCTTTAAGTTGAGTGACTACGCCCACAGAATAAATCGAGGCAAAGTCTGGATGACGATAGGTAGGCAATACGGGAATAAATCCTTTAGCATCGGTTAAACCGACCGCTTCACGGAGGAATTTGGGACCTCGGAAAGGAGGTAAGACCATTGTGAACTTAGAGGTAATGCTCTGTCCATTGACCAAATGCACAGCATCAGGTTCAAAATGCGAAATTGCGGTATTTTCCATCAGTTCGATTTCCCGATCTGCCATGAATTTGCGGATTAACCACCGAGAGCCAGCCATACCACCAATGCCTAAATGCCCTGCATAGGGTTCTGAGGTAATGAAGGTAATCGGAACTCGCGATCGCAATCCTTTCTGTTTCAAAACGTGATGAATTAAAAAAGCAAACTCATAGGCAGGGCCAAAACAACTAGCACCGGGGCAAGCGCCTACCACGACTGGACCTGGATTGTCTAAGAATTCCTCCCATGCTTTGCTAGCCAACAGAGCATGATGGGGATTGCAAATTGAATGCGTATAGCCATTGTCTGGGCCAAGGCCAGCTAAAACATCCATTGCGAGTTCTGGTCCTGTAGCAATTACAACATAGTCATAGTCAAGTAGGCGATCGCCTTGCCGTTGGGGAGCAAACTCGTCCATCACAATCTGATGCGACTTTGGATCAATTGCCGTAACAGCAGCAAGAATAAATTCAATACCATGCTTAGTAACGGTCTTAGCCAAGTCTAACTGGATGCTATCTAGGGGCTTTAAACCTAGAGCAATCCAAGGTAAGGAAGGAATAAAGGTAAACTTTGGCTGATTGGAAATCAGGGTTACCTGATGTTCGCGTGGTAATACATGTCTCAATTCATAGGCTGCGGGTAATCCGCTCAGACCAGCACCAATGACAGCAACACGAGCCATAACTATAACTCCTAAACATAATTCTTAAAACTGATTTTTAAATAGACTCTTAAATTGACTTTTTAAATAGACTCTTTGAATTTCTCCCTATCTTCTTTTCACTCTCTGACACCCAATTTCCTGAGCAACATGATCAAGGGACACCATTTAGTAAAGGCAGATTGAAATAGATTCAGCCCCACAAATGCTGTCAAAAATAGCCAGTTGGTATTAATGAGAGATAGTGACAAGCTGATCAGTACCATGCTGCCTGCTACCAGACTTATCCACTGATACTGACTCCAAGGTCGATTAAGCTTATTCATTGGTTTCAGCATTGTCACCTTCAGAGAATTCATAGAATGATTGTATTACTATATAGTAATTTACTTGCTTAATTAAACTAATTACTAAATCTTTATATTTTTGCTGGAAATGAATGACTCCACCGCAAGTAGATGAGGATCAAATTCATTTTTTACTAGAATTTACTGACACCGCAGAGTGTTGGGGATGTCCCCTCTTAGTTGCATGAAAAAACAAGAGGTGACTTTTGGCATCACTTCTTGTTTATATCTTTTTTGTTAAGCGTAACTTTTTGTTTTTAATTTGGAATTTTTGGTATTGACAGGGCTAGGAGTATTTCTACTTAATCCTTCCAGTTGTTTTAGCTGTTGGGACTGCTCTTCTAAACGTACAGAAAGGCGATCGCTCACCAATTCACAAAGATCAAAAATAAATGGTTCTACAATCTCGTAATATACGCTTACGCCTTGAGGAGTGCGTGAAACAATTCCTGCTTGAGCCAATATCTTTAGATGCTTGGAGACATTTGCTTGTCCCAAACCCGTGGCTTCCATAATTTCGGTAACATTTTTTGAGCCAGACTTTAGGGAACATAATACTTGCAATCGACTTAGTTCCGATAATACTTTAAAGTAATCGGCAACTTGAGTCAGGGCAGAAGGATTTAGAACCATAGTGAGCAAATGTTTTTAAATTATTTTTATTTATTATAGATTTATTAGGTCATATTACTATATAGCAATATATCTAAATCTAAAAAATTAAATTCTAACTGATTCAATTAGCGCTCTAGCTGCTACAGCACAAATAAGATAGGACTTACGCAGTGACTGACGTTACGTGGAAGGTTCTAAAGTAGGTGCGGGTTTTGTATATAGATCTTGCTTCAGCACAGAATTGTCAACTAAACCCGTCTCTACTGTGTACGCGATCGCCTGAGGGATAGGGGGGATAGTTTCATCCACGTAACTCTAGAGCTATCTCAATTTGCATTAATAGCAAAGATATCACATCTATTTTTCGTATCGCTAATAAGTAAGGGGTATCAGTATCAGATATTGAACTCCTAAAGCATAGATAAAAATATTTTAAGAAATATTTTTGTAGTGATGATAGGAAGTATTTTACGCTCAAAGTTCATTTGAGCATTGATATGTGTAAAATTTAGCTTGGTTTGCTTTCCGAAAACAATCTAGTTAATTTTGTATTTTAGTATGTGGATAATCTCTAAAGAATTTCGCTTTGAAGCGGCTCATAGACTACCTCATCATGATGGCAAGTGCCAACGTTTACATGGTCATTCTTTTGTAGGTAAGGTCTTCATTAAAAGTAATTTGCTGCAATCTGAGGGTTCACAGATGGGGATGGTTTTAGACTATGCAGTTGTTAAAAAGTATCTAGAACCAATGATTGATAGGTATCTTGATCATCATTATCTTAACGAATCGATCAATCTAGAAAACCCAACCAGTGAAGAGATCGCGAGATGGATTTTTAATTATCTGCAAGCAAGTGGGCTAGAAGGTTTACACTCCGTTGAAGTTCATGAAACCTGTACTTCTGCCTGTACCTATTTTGGCGATCGCCACGACTATTAATGCTCTTATTTGATCTTGTTGATGCTTCTAATCTAGCCTCTCTGTTGCCTTAAGGAAAGCTCGTTTTGCTGCCACCTTATTCTTGCGATTGGTATAGCGCTTAAAGCTCCGTATATCACGATGGCGTGTCAACTCCATCGCTAGAGATGGATCTATCTCATACTTCACAATTAGGTTTGTGGCAAAGGTATGTCGTCCGCGATGGGAATGCAAATCAATTCCTGTCTTCATTGCTAAATCATCCATCACATGACGTACACCCCAGTAGGTCAACCGCTTGCCATAGTTGCGATTGGAAAATGACACAAACAAGGGTGATTCAGGTAATAGCTCATCACCTTTATGCTTGCGCCAATCCAAATAAGCAT
This genomic interval from Pseudanabaena sp. ABRG5-3 contains the following:
- a CDS encoding ArsR/SmtB family transcription factor, whose amino-acid sequence is MVLNPSALTQVADYFKVLSELSRLQVLCSLKSGSKNVTEIMEATGLGQANVSKHLKILAQAGIVSRTPQGVSVYYEIVEPFIFDLCELVSDRLSVRLEEQSQQLKQLEGLSRNTPSPVNTKNSKLKTKSYA
- a CDS encoding NAD(P)/FAD-dependent oxidoreductase, with amino-acid sequence MARVAVIGAGLSGLPAAYELRHVLPREHQVTLISNQPKFTFIPSLPWIALGLKPLDSIQLDLAKTVTKHGIEFILAAVTAIDPKSHQIVMDEFAPQRQGDRLLDYDYVVIATGPELAMDVLAGLGPDNGYTHSICNPHHALLASKAWEEFLDNPGPVVVGACPGASCFGPAYEFAFLIHHVLKQKGLRSRVPITFITSEPYAGHLGIGGMAGSRWLIRKFMADREIELMENTAISHFEPDAVHLVNGQSITSKFTMVLPPFRGPKFLREAVGLTDAKGFIPVLPTYRHPDFASIYSVGVVTQLKAVEQTPIPTGAPKVGLMSEEMAIAVAQNIALELGVTSGSHTRPTLQAICFADFGDTGALFLADPLLPDPSGKRKRALIYNGLWVSLIKAFFERYFLTKMRLGWTIPWFEYWGFRAIGLPLVEPIVPDVSIPNAELAQIK
- a CDS encoding ArsR/SmtB family transcription factor, whose product is MEVTLNSSELETLANRFRALADPTRLQILMTICNQERSVQDICDRTGLHQGNVSKHLRLMKDAGVVTCRRDSVWRYYRVIDTDLLTFCNFAKKSTNNY
- a CDS encoding DUF2892 domain-containing protein is translated as MNSLKVTMLKPMNKLNRPWSQYQWISLVAGSMVLISLSLSLINTNWLFLTAFVGLNLFQSAFTKWCPLIMLLRKLGVRE
- the queD gene encoding 6-carboxytetrahydropterin synthase QueD; this translates as MWIISKEFRFEAAHRLPHHDGKCQRLHGHSFVGKVFIKSNLLQSEGSQMGMVLDYAVVKKYLEPMIDRYLDHHYLNESINLENPTSEEIARWIFNYLQASGLEGLHSVEVHETCTSACTYFGDRHDY